A stretch of DNA from Nitrospira sp. KM1:
TTTTCCGATCATCGATAAACGAGATCAGGCTCAGGCCGGCCATCCCGGAGAGAATCCATGCGAGCTCGCGCGACAATCCTGCCGGCGACGTGACCTCATGACTTGGCATCAGAAACATGGAAACCAGTGCCGCAACACCGGCCACGGTGCTGACAACCATCGCCACCCCGCCCGTACGGGGCGTGGGTTCCAGGTGGAGTGACCGTTCATTGGGGTGATCGAGGGAGGTGAAGAACGAGGATGGCCGAGCCAACAGACCGGTCATCCAGTACGAAAGCGCTCCCACCCCGGCAGCCAGCAGCATCCACATTATGCCGAACTGTGCCTGTAGAACCGGACGATTTCCGGCACCGCGCTCTCGAACGTATGGTCGGGGCGATATCCGAGGTCCGTGATCATATTTTGGGGACTATACCATGCCTGACCGATGATCTTGTTCAGATTGGCGGATGAAACCGGCAAAGGTCTGTGCAAGAAACTCTGCAGTAGATCGCCGGCCCGCGCGGCGGCGGTGAGGCATGGTAGCGGTATCCGCCAGCGCGCGGGTCGCATGCCCAATCCCTTCCGTAGGAGATCGTATACTTCCGCCGTGGAATAGGGCCGACCATCGGTCATGACATACATCGATCGTGGTACCGCCGGGGCTCGCAAGACTGCCAGTATGCCCCGAACAAAATTCTTGACGTGCAGCATGCTGCGAACCGTCTTCAGCGGAGGAAGGGGCGGGAAACGGCCCGCATCGATCGCTGCGATCATACGGAAGAGGTTTCCCTTCTGCGTTGGACCGTACACCATCGGAAGGCGCAACGATACGGTTGTCATACCCGAGGAACTTCCATAGGAGGAAACGGCTTGCTCGGCCGCCCATTTGGATCGCGCATAGGGTGTGGCCGGGGCAGCCGGCGCTTCTTCGTTTACGCACGTCCCGGTGGTCTCGCCGAAGACTTTCACCGAACTGGCAAATACGAAACGGCGGGCGCCTCCCTCGCGCGCACCTGCAAGCACGCGTTGCGTTCCCTCGACATTGATGGACTGATAGTCCTCCTCAGACACGCCCCGATCGTCGAAGGCATGTGCCTTCCCGGCAAGATGGATCACTGTCTCGCAGCCTTTCGCCGCCATCAACGTGCAGGATGAATCCCGAATATCGCCGGTCATGACCTCGACCGAAGCGGAGAAGCCTGCAGAAGGAGGAGCATGCACCAGGGCCCGAACACGATACCCGGCGCGATGCAACTCATCGGTCAGCGCACGGCCGAGGAAACCTCCCGCCCCCGTCACGAGGGCCGTCGTCATGCCGCACCGGCGGCGGGCGGGGCGCTCGCCTGACTGTCGAGCAACTCACGATAGAGATTCAGCATCGCGCCGGCGGCCTTCTCGACGGAAAAGTTGCGAATCACCGCTTCCCGACCGGCCAGTCCCATGGATACGCGCAAGGACGGGTCGCCGAGCAATGATTCAATCGCCGCAGCAAGTGCTGCTGGATCGCGGGGAGGAACGAGAAATCCGGTTACTCCGTGTTCAACGATCTGCCGAATCCCCGGCACATCCGCCGCGATCACCGCCTTTCCGCTCGCCGACGCTTCCAGTAAAATCTTGGGCAGTCCTTCCCGGTAGGACGGCAGAACGACGATAGCAGCCGCTCCCAGTGTCTCAGGCATATCGTCATGATGCCCCCACCATTCGACAACCCCGTCCTGCACCCACCGCCGAAGTTGATGCGGATCGATCGCAGCGGGATTATGTTCGTCGCACCGTCCGACGAGGACGTATCGGGCCGAGACACCGCGATCCTTCAACCGTCTCGCCGCCTCGACGAACTCTCCGATGCCTTTGTCCCACAACATCCGGGATGCAAGCATGACGATTGCCGCCCCCTGCCCCGGAGCTTGGAGATCAAACGCCTTCGTATCGACGCCGGATCCTGGAATAATCCTGGTACGGTTTCGATTGACGACTCCGTTGTTGACCATCAGATCACGGTCCTCACGGTTTTGAAACACTACGACTGACCGGCTGAGTGAGAGCGCACCCTTGAGCATGAGGCGAAGCCCGTTTCGAAGGATCCGACCACGGCCATGTCGCTCGGTGAATGCATACCCAAGGCCGGCAAACGCGTTCACCACGCATGGCACGCCTGCCCACCAGGCCGCGAATGATCCGTACAACATGGGCTTGAGCGCCACATGATGAACAATCGCAGGCCGTTCCCGTTTGTAGAGGCTGATGAGTTCGACGATCGACGCGAGTTCGGCTCCAAGGTTCCGACTCTTCCTGAGAAGACGGATGGGCAGCAGTGCGAACCCCTCTCGACGGATCCTGTCACCGTGATCCGTCACCCGCGTGGCGATGGAGACATCGAACCCCGATCGTGCCGCCAAGCGCGCCAGATCAAGACGATGCGACCAAAAATACCAATCTTCAGTGATGAGAAACAGCAGGCGAGGGAGTCGATCCATAGGCCTCGAGCCATGCCTGGAACATGAGGACGTTCCAGAGTGGGTACTGCCAGTTGCGCGCTCCGGACAGATGATCCAGCCATCTCATGCGTATCGGTTCAGGACAAAGAAACCCTTCTCGCCGCAACCGTGACTCGGCCAGCAGATCTTCCGCCCATTCGCGTAGCGGACCGCGAAGCCAGTGATCGATCGGCACACCGAATCCCATTTTCGGGCGGTCGATCAATGTTTGGGGAACGTATCGGTACAGCACCTGGCGCAAGAGCCACTTCCCTTCCCCCTCGCGCCTGATCTTGAACGACAGCGGCAACCTCCAGGCGAACTCCAACAGACGGTGATCCAGCAGCGGCACGCGAGCTTCCAGGCTGACCGCCATGCTGGCGCGATCGACCTTCGTGAGAATGTCGTCCGGCAGGTATGTCATCAAGTCCAAAAACATCATGCGGAGAGTAAAGTCGTCCAGTCGCGCCCAACGGTTGCGATCGGTCAGCATCGTAAGAGGTTCCGGCGTATCGACGACTGCCTGCGATGGATTGTCCCACTGGGACACCAGGCGCAGGTACATCGAATCGGGATCTTCCAGAGCAAGGACCTCGGCGAGCTTATGCAGCTTGTCTCCTGGATTTGGAATCGCGGGCAACACCTTCTTCAATCGGCTGAATAGGGCACTCCAGGTATCGGGAGAAAGTGCCCGGATACTCCGGACTGCGGTCTGACGTGCGAGCTGAGGCAGCCAATGCACGTTTTTCCACAATTGTCGCCCGACGAAATATCGACTATATCCTCCGAAGAGTTCGTCGCCACCATCCCCGGACAAGGCCACCGTCACCCGACTCCTCGCAAGCTGCGAGACGAGATAGGTCGGAATTTGCGACGAGTCTCCGAACGGTTCATCATACATGTCGGGAATGCGAGGGATCACGGCCATGGCCTGTTCCGGCGTCACATAGAGTTCCGTGTGGTCCGTTCCGAGATGACGGGCGACTGATTTGGCATGCGCCGCTTCGTTATATTCCTGTTCGTGAAATCCAATCGTGAACGTCTTCACAGGTGTGTCGTGCTGTGCCTGCATGAGGGCAACGACGATCGACGAATCGATTCCTCCGGAGAGAAACGCTCCGAGCGGCACATCCGAGATCATGCGCAGACGCACGGATTGGCGAAGCAAATCCTCCAGCCGCGCAATCGCGTCCTCGTCTGAACCCTCGAAGGGATTGAGCACTCCGGACTCCGCGACTTCACGCGCTGACCAATACCGCACAGGATGCGGCACGGTTCTCCGGCAATCTGGGTCCGGATTGAACGAGACGCGTGAACGAGCCAGATCCGGAGTGACCGTCAACATGCACCCGCCCGGCAATTTGTAAATGTTCTCGAATATGGAAAGTGGAGCGGGCACATAGCCGGTGCGAATAAAGGAGAGGAGCGCGGACCGGTTCACTCGTGATTCAAATCCCCCGACCTGCCTGAGGGCCTTGAGTTCGGAACCGAAGCAGAATACGCCGCCGGCCCAGCCGTAATAGAGAGGTTTGATGCCGACTCTGTCTCGCACCAAGTGCAGAACCCGACTTTCGCGATCCCACAGTGCAAAGGCAAACATCCCGACGAACCGCTGGACAGCCTTCTCGATGCCCCACCGTTCGAACGCCGCGAGCATGACCTCGGTGTCCGAATGCCCGCGGAAGGTCTCTCCCGAGACCTCCAGTTCGCTTCGCAATTCGGAAAAATTGAAAATCTCGCCGTTGAAGACGATGACGAAGCGTCCACCGGCGGACAGCATCGGCTGATGGCCCTCGGGAGAAAGATCGAGGATGGACAGTCTCGCATGGCCAAGCGCCGTGCCGACCGCCCGATCCTCCCATACGCCCGAATCATCGGGCCCCCTGGTCCGCAACGACGCCACCATCCGCCGCACGGTCGCAGCGTGTTCGCCGTCGGCCGGGCCAGCGATTCCAGCTATTCCACACATCGTGTTCGCAAGGACATATTGGGGTATCTGTCGTGGAAGGTCTTATCCCCTCGCACGATACGGCACAGGGACCTGGGCGAGTTCCGAATAGAGATCGCAGTATCGCCGGATGATTTTCGGAAGCGCATAGACGGTTTCAATCCGCTCACGCGCAGCCCGGCCGAGTTGCTCTCGTGCCGAGGCGCCGCGACCGATAAGCTCCATCAGCGCTTCTGCAAGCGCCGATGGATTACTCGGGGGGACGATCAATCCGGTGTCGCCGACGATCTGCCGTGTATCTCCAACATCGGTCGATACACAGGGGATGCCACAGGACATGGCCTCTCCCAATATATTGGGAAACCCCTCTCCGAATGCCGAGCTCAGGCAGAGTACATCCGCACCCGGCAGCAACGACGCCACATCACTTTGATACCCAAGGAGGCGAACCATCCCGTTGAGCTTTCTCGTGGCCACTTCGGACGCAAGTGCTTCGGTATCTTTGCCGATTAACATAAACAGGACATGGCGCGTAACAGACGCGACCTGCCGGGCCGCGTCCAGAAATGTGGCATGGTCCTTCATCGGATCGACGCGCGCCACGAGGGCGATGACCACGGTGTCATCCGGCACATCCCATTGCATCCGGAGCTTGGCTCGGAGAGAGGGATTTGGACGATAGCGCTCGATATCGAATCCATTCGGAATAATCTCCCACCTGCGCGGATGATAGCCCAACTGCTCGTGGTACGATCGTCCCGCCTCACTGTTCACCACGACGGCTACGGGCATGGGGGACAGCCGAGCCAGCATTCGCCTGATCCATCCGGTCAATGGCGAATACTGGGTCAGGTCCATGTCCGAACAGCGCACATTCCAAACCAAAGGTGGAGTGCCGCACAGCCTGACCGTCACCGTGCTCAGGAAATCGGCATGATACAGCCAGCTTTGTACGATGCTCGGCTTGATCGTCTTGAGCAAGGCTCGCAAGCGCGGGACCGTTGAGAAGGATGGCCGCCCTCGCCTCATTCCCAAGCTGTGGACCGGAATTCCCTGAGATTCAATTGTTTCTCCAAGCGTTCCACGGTCGGTCAGCGACACGACCGTGTTGGAAAATTCTCTTGCATTCATGCCTCCAACCAGCTTCATCAACATCATTTCAGCTCCGCCCGCATCGAGATCGGAAATGATGTGAACGATGCGGATCATGCAACGGTATGATCCCCGGACTTGTCTGCGCCGGACGGCCGGTTCAGTATGTCACGCCATAAGAGGGAGCCATGCTTGGAGACCTGCCCTCTCGAAAATCCCTGCAGAGCGGGGGCAATCCGGTGCGCCCCCCATAACAGGCAAAACAAGAGGAGCGGATAGATGTGCGCGGTATGCCGAAACGGCTCAACGAGGCGGACACTATACAGATAGGCGGCATGCCAAGTTCCCAGAAGCGAAAGAACCGGCACCCACCAATAGTCAGGGCGCTTGAGTAAATTTACCCAACCAACGGCCATACAGGCCAGGGACAAGGCGATGATAACAAGCGGCACCATCTCAAGATGACGACTCATGGCCCGGATCCCGCTTGCCTGCTGCAAAAAGATGAGATTCTTCAGACCGGGCGTGTGAGATGCGCTCATGTAGAGGGTCGATTCAATCCAGCCCTTGATCTGGCCGTAGATCAGTTGCGGGACGGTGTGCAGCTTGAACAGATAATCCGAGTATTTGAGCGGCGGTCCGGCATAGGGGCTGATTTCAAACTCCTGTGCGGATGGAAATCCTTCGGTGCCCATGCGATCAGGAAACTCCATGTTGGCGTTCCACCTGGCATATCCGTACGATGGCCACGATGGATCCCCATGGACTTTGTACATACCGTAGAGATGTGGGAGAAACATGCCTATGGCTATTGCCGTTGCCAAGGCTAGACGCGGCCATTTCCAGTGACTCGGCTGCACCGGTCGTAGCCCACGTCGTGTCCGCCAGACATTCAACACCCAGGCGCCCCAGATCAATGGGAGCACAAAACTAAAAGACGTCGACTGTGTCAATCCCATTCCTCCAATGGACAAGCCAAGCCATACAGAAGCCAAGGGTCCGCGTGCCCACAGCCAGATGCCCAGTACGGTGAGCAGAAGTAGTGTCAGACCTTCCAGACGTAACCCCCTCACGGCCTCGTGCACCCAAGCCGGACTCAACGCCAGCGTCCATGCGATGAGGACGCCCCATGCCCATTGACTCGTCAAGACCCAAAAAAAGAACCCGCTTGCCGCAATGAGACAGGTAGATGTCCAAATGGTATAGAGTATGACCGCTGGCGCACTTTGCCCCCAAACTCGAAACCATCCATCCAGAAGGGCCACATGCAGCGGCTCCCGTTCATTGAATGTTGCAGAATAGAACCCATGGTCGGTCGTAAACCACTCAAAGACCTTGGCATATGACCAGTACTTCTGGGCGTCCGGTTCCAGGGGAAGCGCACGAACCATGTCGAAGAGTTCCCATCGGATCGCAAACCCGACCATGGCAGCCAAGAGAATGCCGCCCGTCCCTGCGAGAAGTCGCCAGGCATCGGATGTTCCCTTCTGGCAGATCACCTGCCAACTCCATCCGAAAAATCCAATACCTAGTGCTGCCGCCAGAGGCCACGGTGACGGCAATCCTCGATCTGACGGAAACCAGGCCGCGGCAAACCTGTCCAGTACGAGTTGATCCGCAGTCCACGTGTTGGACGAAGCAACCAGGATTTCGGCCGGGCCATGGGCAGATTTTTCAAGCACACCTCCGTCGAGATCACCTAGACTGATCTCTTCGCGGAAGGGTCCATCGGCATAGGTCACCGAAAGAGCACCGGGTGTGAATGCCCAAACTCGAATTTTGTGCTTGCCTGGACCGGATCCCGGCAAGGCAAGACGAAGTGCACCACTCTGACCGGCGTCAAGATACCATCCATAACGGCCCCAGTGACCGCCTTCCTGATCGAGCAACCAGGACGATTGTTGCGGTTGAACATCCGTCAGGCGCAGATCGACGCCAACGCTTTTGGTCTCTTCAAATGCTTGCCTTGAATCCACCACGAACTTACTTCCGGTCACAGCCAACAAGACCCCTCCGGCCATGAGCAGCACCCAGCTGATCCATGAATACCGTGAATACCGTTTGCGTTCCGTCGTCATGATGATTTCTCCAGAACAACCATCATGCGGAACCCCAGCAAGCGGCCCAGGACTTGAAGCACCCTCTCAACAGCAAGGACCGGCCGTACCAGTGAGACAGGCAAGAGAGACGGATGCTCGAATCCTCCGCTGAGGGGATAAGCGAAAAATGCCAACCGGCGATGGAACAGCTTTTTGTACTGCGGATACAGTCTGGCAAACTGGTCGCCATGCCGTTCGAACAGGAGCGTCGCAATGGCCTGGTTGGCATCGAACGGTCGCCGATCGGCCGACGGAGGATGCATCGCGAAGGGGTCTGCCGACAAATCGACGGGTTCGGAGTGGAGAAAATGATAGACGGGCCAGGACAGCATGGAAATATATGGATCCATGATGACGAGCCGCCCTTCAGGTTCCAGCACCCGAAGTGACTCGTCAAAAAACAGTCTGACGTTTTCGAGATGATGAAGCGTATCGAATAAGACGACGTTGGCGAAACTCTTCGAGGCAAACGGAAGCGATTGTGCATCCGCCACCGCATCGAGCCATGGCAAGGCTACAATATCCGTACACAGCGCGCCGGGAAAGAATTCTTTCAGGTTGCCGGTCCCGCCTCCGACTTCCAGCGTTCGTCCGGTTCGAAGCCACGCGATAATTTCGCGGTACCATTCGGTGTACAAGAGACGAAGAATCGGCTTTTTCTCCCACACCGCGTGATGCTGCCGCAGGATATCGTCTGACATTACACAGCCTTCAGCCTGAAAAACCCATACACTGTCATCTTCAGCAAAAGCCACCCGTGCGCAAACCGGCGGATGTTAGTGGTCCCGTACGTCCGGTCCTGATAGCGAATCGGCACCTCCAGAATTTTCAGATTGAGCTTCGCGGCTCCAAACAATAGATCGAAATCTCCGAAGGGATCGAAGTCGCCGAAATAAGACCGGTTGGCGGCAATGCGCTCGTAGTCCTCCCGAAACAGCACCTTCGTCCCGCACAGGGTATCCTTGATCCGCTGATTGAGCAGCCAAGAGAAAGCCATGCCGAAGAATTTGTTGCCTGCCAGATTTAAGAGCCGCATCGCCTGAGATTCCATTGGATACACGAGCCGGCACCCGTTGATGAACTCACCCTTCCCTCGGACAAGCGGCTCGTAGAATTTCGGAAGATCCTCCGGGGGCATCGTCAAATCCGCGTCGAGAATCATGAGGATCTCGCCGCTCGCGTGGGCAAATCCTTTGCGCACGGCGTCCCCTTTTCCTTTGCCGTCTTGCATAAGCAGCACGATATCCTTGTCGGCATTCGCCCGCATCACGCGCGTGACCTCCTCGACCGTGCCGTCGGAAGAATGTCCATCCACAAAGATGATCTGCTGACGAGAGCCGAACACCGGAGTACGTGTGATCGCCGCTTGGATGTTTCCGCACTCATTCCGGCAGGGAATCACAATAGTCACCGACCGTTCCCTTGAGTCTGCGACGGCTCGTGGGCGCGCGACGACATAGTGGGACAAACAGAGTTTATTGAGGCCGGGAATGAATGCGAGATAGCGATTCAGGATTGTAGCGATGAGCGGAACGTACTTTGGACACAGGAGACGCCGCTCCGTCTTCACGACCTCAAAATCCGACAGGGCGAGCAAGTTTTCGATATCCGACGGTGACAGCCAGCTCTGTGCGAGTTGCGGCATTTTCATGCGAAGGGCTTCCGCAAGGTTCAGCACCGGCTCCCATAGATGGTTGTAGTACGCGACGATGATGCGCGTTCTCGGCGTGCAGCAGGACTTCAATCGCCTGAGCGCTTCCTGGATATCCAGCAGATGTCCCACGACGTCCGACAGAATGATCACATCGAACGTTTCGTCGATATCCAGGCGCTCCGCATCGCCGACGCGAAACTCCAGCTGCGTATACCGACGACTCGCCTCTTTCACCATGGACTCGCTCAGATCGATTCCCAAGCCTCTGGCCGGCTTCACCGCGGCCAGCAGGTCCCCCAATCCCGACCCGATCTCGAGCACGCGAAGCCCTTCGGGAACGAGAAAGCGCAGGAAGCGCTTATGGTCTTCATAGTAGTAATCGGCACGTTCCAGCCAATAGGCGCGGTCCGCGGCTAAGCGATCGAACCATTCTCTGATCGTATCTTTTTTCCCTCCTCCACGAGATTTCGTCATGTGCTGGAGGCTTCCTCTCCGTTTCCTCGACTCAAGGTATTCAGCGCCGTGATCGTCGCAGTGACCAGCCGCTCGACGCTGTAATGCTCGACGATCCGCTTCCGCACCATGACACTCATTTCATGCCGTTGACCATCCTCCCGACTCAGTATAGTGAGCCAGGCATGGACAAGCGCGCCGGCATCGTCTCGGGCGACGACGATCCCGGTATCGCCGACAATCTCCTTCGCATCACCCACATCGGTGACGACACAGGCAACTCCGCATGCCATGGCCTCTCCGATCACATTGGAAAATCCCTCTCCATACGACGAACACGATGCCAACACATCCAGGGCATTATAGACAGCTTCCACGTCGTCCTGTGCGCCGACCCACATCAGCCGTTGCCCGAGATGGGCGTTGTGGCTGAGTTCCATCAACTCGCGCTTGTACTCTTCCGGACCATCGCCGACACACACGAATCTGACATGTGGGCTGCCCTGGGCAAGCAATCCAGCCGCCTTGATGAACACCCGGTGGCCTTTCATGGGATCGAGCCGGCCCACAAGGCCGACGACTCGCTCATGTGAGGCGACTCCCCACTGTGCCCGCATCTTGTCCCGAAGCTCGGGATTCGGACGGAATCGCTGGGAGTCGATCCCGTTCGGAATCACGATCATCTTGTGCCGTGGAAATCCCTTGCGGAGGGCGGTCGTCAAGCCCGCCTGTGAGTTCACAATGATAATGTCTGCAAACCGTGAAAGGAGTGTCTCGATCCAAGACTGAATTTGATCAATTCGCCCATATTGCTCCAACTGCATGTCTGACGCCCGGACCCCCCAGGCAATTTTGACTCGAGGACAAAACGGCTTTATCAGTACGGTCAAAATATTTGCGGTTGACAGGTAGCCATGAAGGATCGCCGGCTCCATCTGCCGGATTGCCTTGACCAGGCGAACAACAAATCCCGCGACATTCCACCGCGAAAGTTTGTCAAGAGATTGGAGTGGCACCCCAACCGACCGCAGGTCTTGTGCGAGTGATCCATCGGGATAGAAGGTCACCACAGACACAGGCGTTTTGCGACTCCAGAGGGCTTTGGCCAGGCCGATCAGCTGGCGCTCGCTGCCGCCGTAATTCAGCGAACGGGTTAGAAAAATAATTCGATCCATGGACCAAGGAGTTGCATCTGGATGAGGAATCTGGAAACCCTTCCCGGATGGATATCAATAGGGCTTTCAGAAAGGATCACAATGATCGGATCGCCGGTGTCGACGCTTAGGCAATGAGCTCTGTTTCTGATTCTTCTTTGAAGAGCCCAGGCGAGCCGGAGAGCCGCGCATAGCGGGAGCAGAATGCTTCAATTGATTGGGAGAGACCGAGATGGGCGCGACAGAACCTGGCGCCAGAACATCCAAGCTCTTTACCTTGCTCGGGCATGGATAGGATCCGACTGACTGCATGAGCAAGGGCCGCAGCATCCTTGTTCGGGACCAACAGTCCATGTCCCACCTTACGAAGCAGTTCCGTTTCGCAACCGGTGTCAAAACCGACCACCGGCAGCCCCATAGCCATGGCCTGATAGCTGCAGAGATTCTCCGCTTCATAGATCGCGGATCGCACATAGACATTGGCTGCGCTATAGAACGGTAATGGGTCAGCGCGAAATCCGATCATATGCACATGCTTCTCCATGCCAAGATCCTTGGAGCGTGCCTCCAAGAGAGGGCGTTGATCCCCCTCTCCAAGCAGCACCCAATGCAGGTTCGGCCATCGCTCGACGAGCGGAGGGAGGGCTTCCAGCGCAAGATCATGACCCTTGGATGGGTGCAGCCGGCCGACAGACAATGCAATCAAAGCCTTTTCATCCAATCCAAGCATACTTCTCACAGCATAATAATCGTGCTCTCGGGTACGGAGTGCGTCGTCGATTGCCCTTTGATCAACCACCCCTCGGATTTCTCCTGTCTTATCAGGCGGAACCTTCACACTTCGAAGTTCCTCAAGACTGGCGCCAGTGAAAAAATAATCCACGCGAGGATGGATTCTTCGGTAAAACCCAGGCATCCAGGAAAATCCGGCGTCCACCATTTGGGAAAACAGACAGGGCACGCTGTGAATGAGCGGTGTGCCGAAAATCCGTTTCACCAGCACACCGGAGGTAAAGCCATAGAAGGTGTGAGTGTGAACGACATCCGGACGGAATTGTCTCATCGAGTGTATGATCCGAGGAATGGACGAGGCTTGACAGCCCAAATGCCAGGTTGCGGAGAGCAGCTTGCGAAGCG
This window harbors:
- a CDS encoding NAD-dependent epimerase/dehydratase family protein codes for the protein MTTALVTGAGGFLGRALTDELHRAGYRVRALVHAPPSAGFSASVEVMTGDIRDSSCTLMAAKGCETVIHLAGKAHAFDDRGVSEEDYQSINVEGTQRVLAGAREGGARRFVFASSVKVFGETTGTCVNEEAPAAPATPYARSKWAAEQAVSSYGSSSGMTTVSLRLPMVYGPTQKGNLFRMIAAIDAGRFPPLPPLKTVRSMLHVKNFVRGILAVLRAPAVPRSMYVMTDGRPYSTAEVYDLLRKGLGMRPARWRIPLPCLTAAARAGDLLQSFLHRPLPVSSANLNKIIGQAWYSPQNMITDLGYRPDHTFESAVPEIVRFYRHSSA
- a CDS encoding glycosyltransferase family 4 protein, producing the protein MDRLPRLLFLITEDWYFWSHRLDLARLAARSGFDVSIATRVTDHGDRIRREGFALLPIRLLRKSRNLGAELASIVELISLYKRERPAIVHHVALKPMLYGSFAAWWAGVPCVVNAFAGLGYAFTERHGRGRILRNGLRLMLKGALSLSRSVVVFQNREDRDLMVNNGVVNRNRTRIIPGSGVDTKAFDLQAPGQGAAIVMLASRMLWDKGIGEFVEAARRLKDRGVSARYVLVGRCDEHNPAAIDPHQLRRWVQDGVVEWWGHHDDMPETLGAAAIVVLPSYREGLPKILLEASASGKAVIAADVPGIRQIVEHGVTGFLVPPRDPAALAAAIESLLGDPSLRVSMGLAGREAVIRNFSVEKAAGAMLNLYRELLDSQASAPPAAGAA
- the asnB gene encoding asparagine synthase (glutamine-hydrolyzing); translated protein: MCGIAGIAGPADGEHAATVRRMVASLRTRGPDDSGVWEDRAVGTALGHARLSILDLSPEGHQPMLSAGGRFVIVFNGEIFNFSELRSELEVSGETFRGHSDTEVMLAAFERWGIEKAVQRFVGMFAFALWDRESRVLHLVRDRVGIKPLYYGWAGGVFCFGSELKALRQVGGFESRVNRSALLSFIRTGYVPAPLSIFENIYKLPGGCMLTVTPDLARSRVSFNPDPDCRRTVPHPVRYWSAREVAESGVLNPFEGSDEDAIARLEDLLRQSVRLRMISDVPLGAFLSGGIDSSIVVALMQAQHDTPVKTFTIGFHEQEYNEAAHAKSVARHLGTDHTELYVTPEQAMAVIPRIPDMYDEPFGDSSQIPTYLVSQLARSRVTVALSGDGGDELFGGYSRYFVGRQLWKNVHWLPQLARQTAVRSIRALSPDTWSALFSRLKKVLPAIPNPGDKLHKLAEVLALEDPDSMYLRLVSQWDNPSQAVVDTPEPLTMLTDRNRWARLDDFTLRMMFLDLMTYLPDDILTKVDRASMAVSLEARVPLLDHRLLEFAWRLPLSFKIRREGEGKWLLRQVLYRYVPQTLIDRPKMGFGVPIDHWLRGPLREWAEDLLAESRLRREGFLCPEPIRMRWLDHLSGARNWQYPLWNVLMFQAWLEAYGSTPSPAVSHH
- a CDS encoding glycosyltransferase, which codes for MIRIVHIISDLDAGGAEMMLMKLVGGMNAREFSNTVVSLTDRGTLGETIESQGIPVHSLGMRRGRPSFSTVPRLRALLKTIKPSIVQSWLYHADFLSTVTVRLCGTPPLVWNVRCSDMDLTQYSPLTGWIRRMLARLSPMPVAVVVNSEAGRSYHEQLGYHPRRWEIIPNGFDIERYRPNPSLRAKLRMQWDVPDDTVVIALVARVDPMKDHATFLDAARQVASVTRHVLFMLIGKDTEALASEVATRKLNGMVRLLGYQSDVASLLPGADVLCLSSAFGEGFPNILGEAMSCGIPCVSTDVGDTRQIVGDTGLIVPPSNPSALAEALMELIGRGASAREQLGRAARERIETVYALPKIIRRYCDLYSELAQVPVPYRARG
- a CDS encoding class I SAM-dependent methyltransferase; the protein is MSDDILRQHHAVWEKKPILRLLYTEWYREIIAWLRTGRTLEVGGGTGNLKEFFPGALCTDIVALPWLDAVADAQSLPFASKSFANVVLFDTLHHLENVRLFFDESLRVLEPEGRLVIMDPYISMLSWPVYHFLHSEPVDLSADPFAMHPPSADRRPFDANQAIATLLFERHGDQFARLYPQYKKLFHRRLAFFAYPLSGGFEHPSLLPVSLVRPVLAVERVLQVLGRLLGFRMMVVLEKSS
- a CDS encoding glycosyltransferase — translated: MTKSRGGGKKDTIREWFDRLAADRAYWLERADYYYEDHKRFLRFLVPEGLRVLEIGSGLGDLLAAVKPARGLGIDLSESMVKEASRRYTQLEFRVGDAERLDIDETFDVIILSDVVGHLLDIQEALRRLKSCCTPRTRIIVAYYNHLWEPVLNLAEALRMKMPQLAQSWLSPSDIENLLALSDFEVVKTERRLLCPKYVPLIATILNRYLAFIPGLNKLCLSHYVVARPRAVADSRERSVTIVIPCRNECGNIQAAITRTPVFGSRQQIIFVDGHSSDGTVEEVTRVMRANADKDIVLLMQDGKGKGDAVRKGFAHASGEILMILDADLTMPPEDLPKFYEPLVRGKGEFINGCRLVYPMESQAMRLLNLAGNKFFGMAFSWLLNQRIKDTLCGTKVLFREDYERIAANRSYFGDFDPFGDFDLLFGAAKLNLKILEVPIRYQDRTYGTTNIRRFAHGWLLLKMTVYGFFRLKAV
- a CDS encoding glycosyltransferase, which encodes MDRIIFLTRSLNYGGSERQLIGLAKALWSRKTPVSVVTFYPDGSLAQDLRSVGVPLQSLDKLSRWNVAGFVVRLVKAIRQMEPAILHGYLSTANILTVLIKPFCPRVKIAWGVRASDMQLEQYGRIDQIQSWIETLLSRFADIIIVNSQAGLTTALRKGFPRHKMIVIPNGIDSQRFRPNPELRDKMRAQWGVASHERVVGLVGRLDPMKGHRVFIKAAGLLAQGSPHVRFVCVGDGPEEYKRELMELSHNAHLGQRLMWVGAQDDVEAVYNALDVLASCSSYGEGFSNVIGEAMACGVACVVTDVGDAKEIVGDTGIVVARDDAGALVHAWLTILSREDGQRHEMSVMVRKRIVEHYSVERLVTATITALNTLSRGNGEEASST
- a CDS encoding glycosyltransferase, with product METSLKKSSEEPVRVLHLIDGLSWGGSQRWVWDIVRLSDPRHFTHRIVTINPDGGDYVYAERLEAAGVYQNVTESVMLRALRTGIYHDFVRHRLVPLRKLLSATWHLGCQASSIPRIIHSMRQFRPDVVHTHTFYGFTSGVLVKRIFGTPLIHSVPCLFSQMVDAGFSWMPGFYRRIHPRVDYFFTGASLEELRSVKVPPDKTGEIRGVVDQRAIDDALRTREHDYYAVRSMLGLDEKALIALSVGRLHPSKGHDLALEALPPLVERWPNLHWVLLGEGDQRPLLEARSKDLGMEKHVHMIGFRADPLPFYSAANVYVRSAIYEAENLCSYQAMAMGLPVVGFDTGCETELLRKVGHGLLVPNKDAAALAHAVSRILSMPEQGKELGCSGARFCRAHLGLSQSIEAFCSRYARLSGSPGLFKEESETELIA